A genome region from Streptomyces pratensis includes the following:
- a CDS encoding type I polyketide synthase, producing MNGPGSESALARQLAEAAPTQHRRLVTDLVRTAVTEAVEAARPGTSQTLDPSVPLAEQGLDSLAAVDLHRRLTERTGLDLPVGLAYDCPTVRDLADRLLAGNRAADDAPPEPAGDGSADEPVAIVGIGCRFPGGIETPADLWRLLAEGGEVLSDFPQDRGWDLKQLFDEDPDVPGSSYARTGGFLDTATEFDAEFFGISPRESLAMDPQQRLVLETSWLALEDAGIDPTTLRRTAAGMFFGAEVQEYGPRLHDAPDGLDAHLLAGNASSVISGRVAYVLGTEGPAVTVDTACSASLVAVHLACRSLLQGESSLALAGGVAVMGGPGVFTAFSRQRGLSADGRCKAFSAAADGTGFAEGVGVLVLERLSDARRNGHQVLAVVRSSAVNQDGASNGLTAPSGTAQQKLIRRALAVAGLGPADVDVVEAHGTGTRLGDPIEATALLATYGQGRPLGAPLLLGSVKSNLGHTQAAAGVAGVIKTVLAMRHGQVPATLHVDDPTPHADWASGSVELVTEPRPWPRTGRPRRAGVSSFGVSGTNAHVILEQPDAGDGAEDTEGVRHPGTEAAHATPGSPPEAAHGTAPDSVPDAALLPLVFPLSARGEAALRARAAGLLSLADTTEPADLAHALATTRAALPDRAVLVAADRAELREALTAVASGSTPATGRSGGELGFLFTGQGSQRPGMGRELASAYPAFADALDDICAYFDLQLPKSLKSVLFAAPGTPDAELLHRTEYAQPALFAVEVALHRLLESWGMRPDHLAGHSVGEIAAAHVAGVLTLQDATILVAARGRLMQGLPEGGAMVAVRAGEGDVTPLLTERTGIAAVNGPDSVVISGDLDDVDGIAAELAARGHDTKRLRVSHAFHSPLMEPMLAEFRRVAQVLDYAEPTVPVVSTVTGAPVGRELRDPEYWVEHVRARVRFHDAVRWLADAGVRTFLEIGPDAVLSAMGPDCTDAPGTAFLPVLRRERSEVREAVGALAAAHARGVPVDWAQHHAGADARRVELPGYPFQRRRFWLEPGTSTDAAGLGQIAAGHPLLGAVVAVGAEGVVLTGRLSTRTHPWLGDHVIAGRVLMPGTAFVELALRAGDHVGATDLEELTLGAPLVLAPDEDLAVQVAVGEPDDTGRRTVTVHSRADEDSPWTRHAAGVLTDTAPPAAGTEPGAWPPPDAEPLDTTEVYADLARQGYAYGPVFQGLRAAWRHGEDVLAEVALPEDATADAARFGLHPALLDAALHAADLDAPPRGEVLLPFAWTGVRLHATGASALRVRITRGDGDTIGLHLADTAGAPVADIEAMTSLPVPDDDVLYSVRWAPHPRPLTTAPLRTAVLDGVPHPDRPPHADPVEDALAHAVDTLLAAPAPDAVVYRPAGPAGPDAADARAHVLGALRLLQFWQSDERAAGTRLVLVTAPGSPAHAAVRGLVRSAQAENPGRYVLVEHDGLPSEAELRQVLATGEPELSLFDGLFAVPRLAAEATTAPRPAADWGTVLITGGTGGLGALLAHHLVRAHGVRTLVLAGRRGHAPELHAELTALGAEVTVAACDVGDREALRDLLALHPVDSVVHAAGTVRDGIVESLTDDMVDEVFHAKADGAWHLHELTLDRDLSHFVLFSSLAAVLDGPGQGNYAAANAYLDALAAHREAHGLPATSLAWSLWATGTGMGAALDAAALERVAAYGVPGLSAEHSLRLFDAAVRSGSPHLVPVEIDAAAVRRRPDGPPPLLSALVRPVTRRASAHTAPHQAHGLAELPAGDRERVLLDLVRTEVAAVLRHDSPSAVDPGRAFTELGFDSLAAVELRNRLNTVTGLRLSATLVFDHPTSRALAEHIRDAFFGTSRPAGEPVAGPRPTDADDPVVIVGMGCRYPGGVRSPEDLWRLVAEGVDTVGDFPADRGWDTDSLYDPEPGTPGRTYTREGAFLYDAADFDPGFFGIGPREATAMDPQQRLLLEVSWEALERSAIDPAALRGSRTGVFAGVMYHDYGTWLTEVPDDLAAYLGNGSLGSVVSGRVAYALGLEGPAVTVDTACSSSLVTLHLAAQALRQGECDLALVGGVTVMSTPDTFVDFARQRGLAADGRCKSFAAAADGTGWGEGVGMLVVERLSDARRNGHRVLATVRGSAVNSDGASNGLTAPNGPSQQRVIRAALSAAGLTPADVDAVEAHGTGTTLGDPIEAQALLATYGQERPGDEPLWLGSVKSNMGHTQAAAGVAGIIKMVMAMRHGTLPRTLHVDAPSPQVDWTAGAVRLLTDERPWRAPDRPRRAGVSSFGISGTNAHVILEEFTADEPESAEPDPATVPPVLALAVSARSSEALRGQAARLRDLTGTAPADLGLALATTRTTHPHRAVVLATDERRTAEALDALARGHEAPGLLVTGAATDGTLAHLFSGQGAQRPGMGRDWYDTYPVYAEHFDRVAELFAKHLERPLAEVVLGDHPDVLEQTAYTQAALFTTQVALHRLLESFGARPAWLAGHSVGEFAAAHVAGVWSLQDAVAAVAARGRLMQALPTGGAMIAVQATEEEVEPLLDERCGIAAVNGPRAVVVSGDEDAVTAVAAHFATTRRLRVSHAFHSPRVEPMLEEFRRVMAALPASAPVLPIVSTLTGVQATAAELGSADYWVRHVRQTVRFADAVRTLAAQGVDTFLELGAAPVLTAMGPDCLPDDGGTAFVPTARKDTAQVPGLLAALAAVHTRGTDVDWPVLYDGYAGRRTELPTYAFEHRHYWLPTTAARGDAAGHGLTTADHPYVSARLDLPGDAGLLLTGRISTATHPVLTQHAVLGSVLVPGAALVDLALHAGRLTGRPVLEELTLQAPLALPGDGAVRLQVAARPDGSVEIHSRPESAPEDEGWTRHATGTLTDAGAPTGTETAPDGVWPPPGAVPLDTDGLYPGLHDAGYDYGPVFRGVRTAWRLGDTVLAELELPADARQDAARHTLHPALLDSALHATSLADEGPGEDTPAGTIALPFAWTGVTAHGRGALTARVRVTRGGDGTRLDLTDTEGRPLATVESYVTRPVAADRLTGRARSLYVTEGEPLPESAGRPERRTWAVLGPDDAGLDAPAHPGLAAIDGSAPDVVILPVRAPHPDGEQLPRDLRTTLDATLATVQEWLGDERWAGSVLLVLTAGTLADAAVHGLVRAAQAEDPGRIVLVGRTGPDSAVPDRAALAAVLDSGEPEVLWRDGRAHAPRLARAADPDASRPARPWGTVLVTGGTGGLGALVARHLVTRHGVTRLVLVGRRGPSAPGAAELALELAALGARTELVACDVADRAALAALLAAHPVDSVVHTAGVLDDGLVPSLTPERLDTVLRPKADAAWHLHQLTLDRDLSHFVLFSSAAGTIDAAGQGNYAAANVFLDALAAHRADLDLPATSLAWGLWAGGGMGAGLDRDDVQRIERSGIGALDPAEGLELFDAALESGLPALVPVRLDTAALRRRGDDVPPVLRTLAGVTARAVRDDRTRTLGERLAGLPEADHGHTVLEAVRTEVAAVLGHDGPTAVDPRRAFTELGFDSLAAVELRNRLNAVSGLRLPSTLIFDYATPTALADHLLERFAPEAGPEPAEDRADDEVRDLIARIPVARMREAGLLDGLLELSSAPAEAAAEPVMDIKSMAVADLVRAALNRSSPR from the coding sequence ATGAACGGGCCCGGATCCGAATCAGCCCTGGCGCGACAGCTCGCCGAGGCCGCACCGACGCAGCACCGCAGGCTGGTGACAGATCTGGTGCGCACCGCCGTGACCGAGGCGGTCGAGGCGGCCCGGCCGGGCACCTCGCAGACCCTGGACCCGTCCGTACCGCTGGCGGAACAGGGACTCGACTCGCTCGCCGCGGTGGACCTGCACCGGAGGCTGACCGAGCGGACGGGCCTCGACCTGCCGGTCGGCCTCGCCTACGACTGCCCCACCGTGCGGGACCTGGCCGACCGGCTGCTGGCCGGGAACCGGGCCGCGGACGACGCCCCGCCGGAGCCGGCCGGTGACGGCAGCGCCGACGAGCCCGTCGCGATCGTCGGCATCGGCTGCCGTTTCCCCGGCGGCATCGAGACGCCGGCCGACCTGTGGCGCCTCCTCGCCGAGGGCGGCGAGGTGCTCTCGGACTTCCCCCAGGACCGGGGATGGGACCTGAAGCAGCTCTTCGACGAGGACCCCGACGTCCCCGGCAGCTCCTACGCCCGCACCGGCGGATTCCTCGACACCGCCACCGAGTTCGACGCCGAGTTCTTCGGCATCAGCCCGCGCGAGTCGCTGGCCATGGACCCCCAGCAGAGACTGGTCCTGGAGACCTCCTGGCTGGCACTGGAGGACGCCGGCATCGACCCCACCACGCTGCGCCGCACCGCGGCCGGCATGTTCTTCGGAGCCGAGGTGCAGGAGTACGGTCCGCGCCTGCACGACGCGCCGGACGGACTCGACGCCCATCTGCTGGCCGGCAACGCCTCCAGCGTCATCTCCGGCCGCGTCGCCTACGTGCTGGGCACCGAGGGACCGGCGGTCACCGTCGACACCGCGTGCTCCGCCTCCCTGGTCGCCGTCCACCTGGCCTGCCGCTCGCTGCTGCAGGGCGAGTCGTCGCTGGCGCTGGCCGGCGGGGTGGCCGTGATGGGCGGACCGGGCGTCTTCACCGCGTTCAGCAGGCAGCGCGGTCTGTCCGCGGACGGCCGCTGCAAGGCGTTCTCCGCCGCCGCGGACGGCACGGGCTTCGCGGAGGGCGTCGGCGTCCTCGTCCTGGAGCGGCTCTCCGACGCCCGCCGCAACGGTCACCAGGTGCTCGCCGTCGTCCGGTCCTCCGCCGTCAACCAGGACGGTGCCTCCAACGGGCTCACCGCTCCCAGCGGTACGGCGCAGCAGAAACTGATCCGCCGGGCGCTGGCCGTGGCCGGACTCGGCCCCGCCGACGTCGACGTGGTGGAGGCGCACGGTACGGGCACCCGCCTCGGCGACCCCATCGAGGCGACCGCGCTTCTGGCCACCTACGGGCAGGGCCGCCCGCTCGGGGCCCCTCTGCTGCTCGGCTCGGTCAAGTCGAACCTGGGGCACACCCAGGCCGCCGCGGGTGTGGCCGGCGTGATCAAGACCGTCCTCGCCATGCGGCACGGTCAGGTGCCCGCGACCCTGCACGTCGACGACCCGACCCCGCACGCCGACTGGGCGTCCGGCAGCGTGGAGCTCGTCACCGAGCCCAGGCCATGGCCGAGGACCGGCCGTCCCCGCCGGGCGGGCGTCTCCTCCTTCGGAGTCAGCGGCACCAACGCACACGTCATTCTTGAACAGCCGGACGCCGGGGACGGCGCCGAGGACACGGAGGGTGTGCGTCACCCCGGCACGGAGGCGGCGCACGCCACCCCCGGAAGCCCTCCGGAGGCCGCCCACGGGACAGCCCCTGACAGCGTCCCGGACGCAGCCTTGCTCCCGCTCGTCTTCCCGCTGTCCGCCCGCGGCGAAGCCGCCCTGCGGGCCCGCGCGGCCGGCCTGCTGTCCCTGGCCGACACCACGGAACCGGCCGACCTCGCCCACGCCCTGGCCACCACCCGGGCGGCTCTGCCCGACCGGGCCGTACTCGTCGCCGCCGACCGGGCCGAACTGCGGGAGGCGCTCACCGCCGTCGCCTCGGGCAGCACCCCCGCCACCGGGCGGTCCGGCGGCGAACTCGGTTTCCTGTTCACCGGGCAGGGCAGTCAGCGTCCCGGCATGGGACGCGAACTCGCCTCCGCGTACCCCGCGTTCGCCGACGCCCTCGACGACATCTGCGCCTACTTCGACCTCCAACTGCCCAAGTCCCTCAAGAGCGTCCTGTTCGCCGCGCCGGGCACACCCGACGCGGAGCTGCTGCACCGCACCGAGTACGCGCAACCGGCGCTGTTCGCCGTCGAAGTCGCCCTCCACCGACTGCTGGAGAGCTGGGGGATGCGCCCGGACCACCTGGCCGGGCACTCCGTCGGCGAGATCGCCGCCGCGCACGTGGCCGGGGTCCTCACCCTGCAGGACGCCACGATCCTGGTCGCCGCCCGCGGCCGGCTCATGCAGGGGCTGCCCGAGGGCGGTGCCATGGTGGCGGTCCGTGCCGGCGAGGGTGACGTCACCCCGCTGCTGACCGAGCGCACCGGCATCGCCGCGGTCAACGGCCCCGACTCCGTCGTGATCTCCGGCGACCTGGACGACGTGGACGGCATCGCCGCCGAACTCGCCGCCCGCGGGCATGACACCAAGCGCCTGCGCGTCAGCCACGCCTTCCACTCGCCGCTGATGGAACCGATGCTGGCCGAGTTCCGCCGGGTCGCGCAGGTCCTGGACTACGCAGAACCCACCGTGCCGGTCGTCTCCACCGTGACCGGCGCGCCCGTCGGCCGCGAGCTGCGCGATCCCGAGTACTGGGTGGAACACGTCCGCGCCAGGGTCCGCTTCCACGACGCCGTGCGGTGGCTCGCCGACGCCGGAGTCCGGACGTTCCTGGAGATCGGCCCCGACGCGGTGCTGAGCGCCATGGGACCGGACTGCACGGACGCGCCGGGCACCGCCTTCCTGCCGGTGCTGCGGCGCGAGCGGTCCGAGGTCCGCGAGGCCGTCGGCGCGCTCGCCGCAGCCCACGCCCGCGGCGTCCCCGTCGACTGGGCACAGCACCACGCCGGCGCGGACGCCCGCCGCGTCGAGCTGCCCGGCTACCCCTTCCAGCGGCGCCGCTTCTGGCTCGAACCCGGCACTTCCACCGACGCGGCCGGCCTGGGGCAGATCGCAGCCGGACACCCGCTGCTGGGTGCTGTGGTCGCGGTCGGCGCGGAGGGCGTCGTGCTGACCGGACGCCTCTCCACCCGCACCCACCCCTGGCTCGGTGACCATGTGATCGCGGGCCGCGTACTGATGCCGGGCACCGCCTTCGTCGAACTGGCCCTGCGGGCCGGCGACCACGTCGGCGCCACCGACCTGGAGGAACTCACCCTCGGTGCGCCGCTGGTGCTCGCTCCGGACGAGGACCTCGCCGTCCAGGTGGCCGTCGGGGAACCCGACGACACCGGACGCCGTACCGTCACCGTCCACTCGCGCGCCGACGAGGACTCGCCCTGGACCCGGCACGCGGCCGGTGTACTCACCGACACCGCCCCGCCCGCCGCCGGCACCGAGCCGGGCGCGTGGCCGCCGCCGGACGCCGAACCCCTGGACACCACGGAGGTCTACGCGGACCTCGCCCGCCAGGGCTACGCCTACGGCCCCGTCTTCCAGGGCCTGCGCGCCGCCTGGCGGCACGGCGAGGACGTCCTCGCCGAGGTCGCCCTGCCCGAGGACGCCACCGCCGACGCCGCGCGCTTCGGACTCCACCCCGCGCTGCTGGACGCCGCGCTGCACGCCGCCGACCTCGACGCCCCGCCGCGCGGCGAGGTGCTGCTGCCGTTCGCCTGGACCGGCGTCCGCCTGCACGCCACCGGCGCCTCGGCCCTGCGCGTACGGATCACCCGTGGCGACGGCGACACCATCGGTCTGCACCTCGCCGACACCGCCGGCGCCCCCGTCGCCGACATCGAGGCCATGACCTCCCTGCCCGTACCGGACGACGACGTCCTGTATTCCGTGCGGTGGGCGCCGCACCCCCGGCCACTGACCACCGCTCCCCTGCGCACCGCCGTCCTCGACGGCGTCCCCCACCCGGACCGGCCGCCGCACGCCGATCCCGTCGAGGACGCGCTCGCCCATGCCGTGGACACGCTGCTCGCCGCCCCCGCGCCGGACGCCGTGGTGTACCGGCCGGCGGGCCCGGCGGGCCCCGACGCGGCCGATGCGAGGGCCCACGTCCTGGGCGCGCTGCGCCTGCTGCAGTTCTGGCAGTCGGACGAACGGGCGGCCGGCACCCGCCTCGTCCTCGTCACCGCGCCCGGCAGCCCCGCCCACGCGGCCGTACGCGGTCTGGTGCGCTCGGCGCAGGCCGAGAACCCGGGCCGTTACGTCCTCGTCGAGCACGACGGCCTGCCCTCCGAGGCCGAGCTGCGCCAGGTGCTCGCCACCGGGGAACCCGAACTCTCCCTGTTCGACGGCTTGTTCGCCGTTCCGCGACTGGCCGCCGAAGCGACCACCGCACCCCGGCCGGCCGCCGACTGGGGCACCGTCCTGATCACCGGCGGCACCGGCGGCCTCGGCGCTCTGCTCGCCCACCACCTGGTGCGCGCCCACGGTGTACGCACGCTGGTCCTCGCCGGCCGCCGGGGGCACGCCCCCGAACTGCACGCCGAACTGACCGCGCTGGGCGCAGAGGTGACCGTGGCCGCCTGCGACGTCGGCGACCGGGAGGCGCTGCGCGACCTGCTGGCCCTGCACCCCGTCGACTCCGTCGTCCACGCCGCGGGCACCGTGCGCGACGGCATAGTCGAGAGCCTCACCGATGACATGGTCGACGAGGTCTTCCACGCCAAGGCCGACGGCGCCTGGCACCTGCACGAACTCACCCTCGACCGGGACCTGTCCCACTTCGTGCTGTTCTCCTCGCTCGCCGCCGTCCTCGACGGACCCGGTCAGGGCAACTACGCCGCCGCCAACGCCTACCTGGACGCCCTCGCCGCACACCGTGAGGCGCACGGTCTGCCCGCCACCTCGCTCGCCTGGAGTCTGTGGGCCACCGGCACCGGCATGGGCGCCGCACTGGACGCCGCCGCCCTCGAGCGGGTGGCCGCGTACGGCGTCCCCGGGCTGTCCGCCGAGCACTCTCTGCGGCTCTTCGACGCCGCCGTCCGTTCCGGCAGCCCCCACCTCGTCCCCGTGGAGATCGACGCCGCAGCAGTACGCCGCCGGCCCGACGGTCCGCCGCCCCTGCTGAGCGCTCTCGTCCGCCCCGTCACCCGCCGGGCCTCCGCCCACACGGCACCCCATCAGGCGCACGGGTTGGCGGAACTGCCCGCCGGCGACCGGGAACGTGTCCTGCTGGACCTGGTCCGCACCGAGGTGGCCGCGGTCCTGCGGCACGACTCCCCGTCCGCCGTCGACCCGGGGCGTGCCTTCACGGAGCTGGGCTTCGACTCCCTGGCAGCCGTCGAACTGCGCAACCGGCTCAACACCGTCACCGGACTGCGGCTGTCCGCCACCCTCGTCTTCGACCACCCCACCTCCCGTGCCCTCGCCGAGCACATCCGGGACGCCTTCTTCGGAACCTCGCGTCCGGCGGGCGAGCCCGTCGCCGGACCGCGCCCCACCGACGCCGACGACCCCGTCGTCATCGTCGGCATGGGCTGCCGCTACCCCGGCGGCGTCCGCTCCCCGGAAGACCTGTGGCGCCTCGTCGCCGAAGGCGTCGACACGGTCGGCGACTTCCCCGCCGACCGGGGCTGGGACACCGACAGCCTGTACGACCCCGAGCCCGGCACCCCCGGCCGCACCTACACCCGTGAGGGCGCCTTCCTCTACGACGCGGCCGACTTCGACCCCGGCTTCTTCGGTATCGGCCCGCGCGAGGCCACCGCCATGGACCCGCAGCAGCGCCTGCTCCTCGAGGTCTCCTGGGAGGCCCTGGAGCGCTCCGCCATCGACCCGGCGGCTCTGCGCGGCTCACGCACCGGCGTGTTCGCGGGCGTCATGTACCACGACTACGGCACCTGGCTGACCGAGGTCCCCGACGACCTCGCCGCCTACCTCGGCAACGGCAGCCTGGGCAGCGTCGTCTCCGGCCGGGTCGCCTACGCCCTCGGCCTGGAGGGCCCGGCCGTCACCGTCGACACGGCCTGCTCCTCCTCGCTGGTCACCCTGCACCTGGCCGCGCAGGCCCTGCGTCAGGGCGAGTGCGATCTCGCCCTGGTCGGCGGCGTCACGGTCATGTCGACCCCCGACACCTTCGTCGACTTCGCCCGGCAGCGCGGCCTGGCCGCCGACGGCCGCTGCAAGTCGTTCGCAGCGGCGGCCGACGGCACGGGCTGGGGCGAGGGCGTCGGCATGCTCGTCGTCGAACGCCTCTCGGACGCCCGCCGCAACGGGCACCGGGTGCTTGCCACGGTGCGCGGTTCCGCCGTCAACTCCGACGGTGCCTCCAACGGACTGACCGCTCCCAACGGCCCCTCCCAGCAGCGGGTGATCCGCGCGGCGCTGAGCGCCGCCGGGCTCACCCCGGCCGACGTCGACGCCGTCGAGGCGCACGGCACCGGCACCACCCTCGGCGACCCGATCGAGGCCCAGGCGCTGCTGGCCACCTACGGACAGGAGCGGCCCGGCGACGAGCCGCTGTGGCTGGGCTCCGTCAAGTCCAACATGGGCCACACCCAGGCCGCCGCAGGGGTGGCCGGCATCATCAAGATGGTCATGGCGATGCGGCACGGCACCCTGCCGCGCACCCTCCACGTCGACGCGCCCTCGCCCCAGGTGGACTGGACGGCGGGCGCGGTGCGGCTCCTCACCGACGAGCGGCCCTGGCGGGCCCCGGACCGGCCGCGCCGCGCCGGAGTCTCCTCCTTCGGGATCAGCGGCACCAACGCCCACGTCATCCTGGAGGAGTTCACCGCCGACGAGCCGGAGAGCGCGGAGCCCGACCCGGCCACCGTGCCGCCCGTGCTCGCCCTCGCGGTCTCCGCGCGCTCGTCCGAGGCGCTGCGCGGCCAGGCCGCCCGCCTGCGGGACCTGACCGGTACCGCGCCCGCCGACCTCGGCCTGGCCCTCGCCACCACCCGCACCACCCACCCGCACCGTGCGGTAGTCCTGGCCACCGACGAGCGGCGGACCGCCGAAGCGCTGGACGCCCTGGCCCGCGGACACGAGGCGCCCGGCCTGCTCGTCACCGGCGCCGCCACCGACGGCACCCTCGCCCACCTGTTCTCCGGACAGGGCGCCCAGCGGCCCGGCATGGGCCGCGACTGGTACGACACCTACCCGGTCTACGCCGAACACTTCGACCGCGTCGCCGAACTCTTCGCCAAGCACCTGGAACGGCCGCTCGCCGAGGTGGTCCTCGGTGACCACCCCGACGTACTGGAGCAGACCGCCTACACCCAGGCAGCCCTGTTCACCACCCAGGTCGCCCTCCACCGCCTGCTGGAGTCCTTCGGGGCGCGGCCCGCCTGGCTGGCCGGCCACTCCGTCGGCGAGTTCGCCGCCGCGCACGTCGCAGGTGTCTGGTCACTGCAGGACGCCGTGGCCGCCGTCGCCGCACGCGGGCGGCTCATGCAGGCGCTGCCCACGGGCGGCGCGATGATCGCCGTGCAGGCCACGGAGGAGGAGGTGGAGCCGCTGCTGGACGAACGGTGCGGCATCGCCGCGGTCAACGGCCCGCGCGCCGTGGTCGTCTCCGGGGACGAGGACGCCGTCACAGCCGTCGCCGCGCACTTCGCCACCACCCGGCGGCTGCGCGTCTCGCACGCCTTCCACTCGCCCCGCGTGGAGCCCATGCTGGAGGAGTTCCGCCGGGTCATGGCAGCCCTCCCGGCCTCGGCACCCGTCCTGCCGATCGTCTCCACCCTCACCGGCGTCCAGGCCACGGCCGCCGAACTCGGCTCCGCCGACTACTGGGTGCGGCACGTACGGCAGACCGTGCGCTTCGCGGACGCCGTCCGGACGCTGGCCGCGCAGGGCGTCGACACCTTCCTCGAACTCGGCGCCGCGCCCGTCCTGACGGCCATGGGCCCGGACTGCCTCCCCGACGACGGGGGAACCGCGTTCGTCCCCACGGCTCGCAAGGACACCGCCCAGGTCCCCGGCCTGCTCGCCGCCCTGGCCGCCGTACACACGCGGGGCACGGACGTCGACTGGCCGGTCCTGTACGACGGTTACGCGGGACGCCGCACCGAACTCCCCACCTACGCCTTCGAGCACCGCCACTACTGGCTGCCGACCACCGCCGCCAGGGGCGACGCGGCCGGACACGGCCTCACCACCGCCGACCACCCGTACGTCAGCGCCCGCCTGGACCTGCCCGGCGACGCCGGACTGCTGCTCACGGGACGGATCTCCACCGCCACCCATCCGGTACTCACCCAGCACGCCGTGCTCGGTTCGGTGCTGGTACCCGGCGCCGCCCTGGTCGACCTCGCCCTGCACGCCGGCCGGCTGACCGGCCGGCCCGTCCTGGAGGAACTCACCCTCCAGGCCCCGCTGGCGCTGCCCGGGGACGGCGCCGTACGTCTCCAGGTCGCCGCGCGGCCCGACGGTTCCGTGGAGATCCACTCCCGGCCCGAGAGCGCACCCGAGGACGAGGGCTGGACACGGCACGCGACCGGCACCCTCACCGACGCCGGCGCTCCCACCGGCACGGAGACGGCACCGGACGGTGTCTGGCCGCCACCGGGCGCCGTCCCGCTCGACACCGACGGCCTCTACCCGGGTCTGCACGACGCGGGCTACGACTACGGCCCCGTCTTCCGCGGCGTACGGACCGCCTGGCGGCTCGGAGACACCGTCCTGGCCGAGCTGGAACTGCCCGCCGACGCCCGGCAGGACGCCGCCAGGCACACCCTGCACCCCGCGCTTCTGGACTCCGCCCTGCACGCCACGTCACTCGCCGACGAGGGCCCCGGCGAAGACACGCCCGCCGGCACGATCGCGCTCCCCTTCGCCTGGACCGGAGTCACCGCACACGGCCGGGGGGCCCTCACCGCACGCGTCCGCGTCACCCGGGGCGGGGACGGCACCCGGCTCGACCTGACGGACACCGAGGGCAGGCCGCTGGCCACCGTCGAGTCCTACGTCACCCGCCCGGTCGCTGCGGACCGGCTCACCGGACGCGCGCGTTCCCTCTACGTCACCGAGGGCGAACCACTGCCGGAGTCCGCCGGGCGCCCGGAGCGCCGCACCTGGGCCGTGCTCGGCCCGGACGACGCAGGCCTCGACGCCCCCGCCCACCCGGGCCTGGCCGCGATCGACGGTTCCGCGCCCGACGTCGTCATCCTCCCGGTGCGCGCCCCGCACCCCGACGGGGAGCAGCTGCCCCGGGACCTGAGGACCACGCTGGACGCGACGCTCGCGACCGTCCAGGAGTGGCTGGGCGACGAGCGGTGGGCCGGCTCGGTACTGCTGGTGCTCACCGCCGGAACCCTCGCCGACGCCGCCGTGCACGGACTCGTACGGGCCGCTCAGGCCGAGGACCCGGGCCGGATCGTCCTCGTCGGCCGGACCGGGCCCGACAGCGCCGTACCCGACCGTGCCGCGCTCGCCGCCGTCCTCGACTCCGGCGAGCCGGAGGTGCTGTGGCGGGACGGCCGGGCCCACGCCCCCCGCCTGGCGCGCGCCGCGGACCCGGACGCGTCGCGCCCGGCCCGCCCCTGGGGCACCGTCCTCGTCACCGGCGGCACCGGAGGGCTCGGCGCCCTGGTGGCCCGACACCTCGTCACCCGGCACGGGGTCACCCGCCTGGTCCTGGTCGGCAGAAGGGGGCCGTCCGCCCCCGGCGCCGCCGAACTGGCCCTGGAACTCGCCGCCCTGGGTGCCCGTACCGAGCTCGTCGCCTGCGACGTCGCCGACCGGGCCGCACTCGCCGCACTGCTGGCCGCCCATCCCGTCGACAGCGTCGTGCACACCGCCGGGGTACTCGACGACGGGCTGGTCCCCTCGCTCACCCCCGAGCGCCTGGACACCGTGCTCCGGCCCAAGGCGGACGCCGCCTGGCACCTGCACCAGCTCACCCTCGACCGGGACCTGTCCCACTTCGTCCTGTTCTCCTCGGCCGCCGGAACCATCGACGCCGCCGGCCAGGGCAACTACGCCGCCGCCAACGTCTTCCTCGACGCCCTGGCCGCCCACCGCGCCGACCTCGACCTGCCCGCCACCTCGCTCGCCTGGGGCCTTTGGGCCGGCGGCGGCATGGGAGCCGGCCTCGACCGGGACGACGTACAGCGCATCGAACGGTCCGGCATCGGCGCGCTCGACCCGGCCGAGGGACTGGAACTGTTCGACGCCGCACTGGAGTCCGGTCTCCCCGCCCTGGTGCCTGTCCGGCTGGACACCGCCGCGCTGCGCCGCCGCGGTGACGACGTGCCCCCCGTGCTGCGCACCCTGGCCGGTGTCACCGCCCGCGCGGTGCGGGACGACCGCACCCGCACACTCGGCGAGCGCCTGGCCGGGCTGCCGGAGGCCGACCACGGGCACACGGTGCTCGAAGCGGTCCGCACCGAGGTCGCGGCGGTGCTCGGCCACGACGGACCCACGGCCGTCGACCCCCGGCGCGCCTTCACCGAGCTGGGCTTCGACTCGCTCGCCGCCGTCGAGCTGCGCAACCGGCTCAACGCGGTCAGCGGACTGCGCCTGCCCTCGACCCTCATCTTCGACTACGCCACCCCGACGGCCCTGGCGGACCACCTGCTCGAACGGTTCGCCCCGGAGGCCGGCCCGGAGCCCGCCGAGGACCGGGCCGACGACGAGGTGAGGGACCTCATCGCCAGGATCCCGGTCGCGAGGATGCGCGAGGCAGGACTGCTCGACGGACTGCTGGAACTGTCCTCCGCGCCGGCCGAGGCCGCCGCCGAGCCGGTCATGGACATCAAGTCCATGGCCGTGGCCGACCTTGTGCGGGCGGCCCTGAACCGCAGCAGCCCCCGGTGA